DNA from Lonchura striata isolate bLonStr1 chromosome 5, bLonStr1.mat, whole genome shotgun sequence:
AACAGCTGGGAGAGAAAtggcttttcccttctttccagcCTTACCCCCAAccagagaaaaaagaagggCCTGATGATAGCTGTAACCCTgacctttcttttctgcctcaTGAGGTGTTGACGGGAAAAAGCAGAAACCTTTACAGGTTAAAGCTCCCCCTTAAAGTATTGACTGAGCAGAACTGTTTACAAGACCACACGGCAGAGAagcacagggagggaagagTTGGGGAGAGGAACAAGACTCCATCCCCCCTAGCCCATCATCCCCATTTTTCTGTCCAATTCTGTGCCCCAGCCATTAGTCTTTTCTGCTTGGATGGTTGCCGTGCTGGAAGACCACTGAGCCTGCTCTGTGTGGTAGCTGGGGAGGTCTTTGTTGTGCCTAAGCATCTCTCACAGCATTTACCTGTCTTGGTTTGCTGCATAGTCCCAACATAGAGGGACACCTGCCAGCAGTGATGTGACTTCCCTTTGTGACTTCCCTTCATCCTCCTGCGCACAGATGCACACAGACATGTGCACAAACAACACTTCCTCTGGGTTGGATTGGCTCTTACCATGTGGAGTCAGTCCCACAAACACCTCTGGACTCAAGGCAAAATAATGCTTTGACCGTGGGAAAGCAGGCTGACAGTAAAAAATCTGAGGCAATGGGGTCAGAACTTGGCTTAGAATTGTTACCATCAGCATCTCTACAAGGAAGAAACTCCCCATCCTGGAGTAAACCTATGAAGATCTTCATAGGTTTACACTTTGGGGATACCTGCTCTGGTTTTCATGCACCAGACTCTGCCTACTGCTCCACCTCACTTACAGATGGTGAAATTGTCATGTGTGACATAGAAGCCAGCTCTCACACCTGGCATTGCTACTACCTTGCAGATAACAGGCAAATTCTATGCATGCAGCATGTAAATCTCTCCTAGAGAAGCTCCTACACCCTCATCCTTCTCCCAGGGCTCCCAAAAACACTGGGTCTTCTGAGGAGTACCTCAAAGAGGATATAACTACTTAGGGAGGGCAAACATAACACAGGCCCTCACCCTCATCCTGACAGAGGTGAACTATGGTCAAGTGTTGGGCAGATCATGGGGAGGAAGCTCACGGTGCTGCATAAAGACATGTTCAGCAGGTAGCACTCCTGCCTGACAGAAAAATACTGGGGTAGATGGTGCCGAGATTGTGCTCACTGGGTTGCTCAAAAACGGGAATTTTTGAGGTGGAGAGGGCAGTAGGCTCATTGCCAACTCTGTGACAGATCTTCTATGCACGAGGCAGAGGTTGGGATCTAGCAAGTGCAACTGGGATTTTGTCGAGACATGACAGGATACCTAAGAAAAGTTTGTCACACCTCTGAGGATTTAGGAGATGACATGTTGTTCCCACTCTCATGAGGGCGTAAAAGTAGTAGAAGAAACACTTCCATCAGGATGTTGGAGTCCTCTTCTATCCTGACACACACAGTGCAGCTGCACAAAGGGAGTTTCTTCCAAGCCATCCTTCTTGGGCTACTCCCAGGCCCCATTCTCACATCCCATTTGTTCCCTGTGCTCCTGTCTTCACCCTAGGCTGTACCCTATGCATGCCAGAACGTCCATAGCCTATACAAGAGAAAGACTCTTTGTGAGGCCAGCCCAGTGAGATGAGCAACTAAAATCCTGCTCTTCACATTCACCTGGAAGTGAGGAGGTTGGATGATGCTCTTCCCATGGACCCCCACCCCACCGCCCATGGTGCAAATCAGTTGAGAAGAGCTTCAGAAGCTTCATGGAGAACTTGTTCTGCTGAGGTCCTCTCCAGGTCCCTTCCTCAAAGTAAGAGGGACATGAACAGAGAATTAAACAGACTACACAAGGGCAGCCTGAGCATAGGTGTGTGTGGGGAGAAGGACCTCTGACCTGTAACACTCGTGGATAGATGGGAGCCCCATACACCTCTGAGAGACCACACcttcctgccttttcctccaACACTCCTTGAGGACCTGGCATGCCATGCCAAAGAGAACATTCACAACCTGTTTTTCCCCATCAACTGGCAGAAAACTGGCTCTGAGAAGGCCTGGAGAATGTCTGTCCCTCCAGATTGCTGGTGTTCATCAGCAGCAACAtggcaggagaagggaaggaggaagagcagcaagGGCACAGAGCCTGTTATACAGCAGGTCCTACCCGCCTTGGTCCTTCACatctcttctccttcctctgaGGAGGACAGAGGTTTGTGAAGTATCTAGACAGGAAGTTCAAGCCTAGGGACCCTTAACAGAGAGTGATAGGGAAGggcaaaggaaaagaagggagaGAACTTCTTCCAGCAATTCCCACCTGTTTTGGAAGGggacaggagaaagagaaaatccTCCACTGCTaaagaaaatgagggaaaaagtTAGTGATGGAAGATTTGGCATAGCAAGTGTACAAGGTGGACAAGGAAGCTTTCTAAACCAAAGTCCTTCCCTCCCacccaaaagaaaaatcagcctTCAACAGGAACAGAAAGATGAATAGTTCACAGCTGAGTTTCACGCCCAGTGAGTGTCCATCTCTTCCCTTCTCCTACCACCACTGCCAACCactcccagcccattcccaccCACCCACACTCCAACATTGTTATCACAGTGTCAGAGCAGGGCGCTCCTCCCAACCATCTGTGGGCAGAACAATGGTCCCCGTAACACAGTAGAGACAATTcggcgtgtgtgtgtgtgtgtgtgtgtgtcagtgtgtgtgtctgtgtgtgtaacAGTTGTTGTAAACTTTAAGAAAAGGTTTTGTCAGTTTTGTATTTGTCAGGagtattttgttgttgttttatttttcacagtcaagtggcttttttttctggttgttggaggcggggggcgggggggggtcTTGGGTTGTATTGTTTCCTTGTGAGGAAGAGTCACAGCTTCTGCTGAGCAGAGACTCCTTTCCAGTAATCCAGGATGTCATGCAGATCCTCGTCCTTGGCAAATTGAACTTTCTTCCGCAGGGCATGCCCAGCTGCCATGTAAACCTCCTCCCTGTGATGCTTCTTGTAAGGCCGGAATCGCTCCCAGATCTTGTGGGTGCTCTCTGAGGAGTACTCGGGGCTGGAGGAGTAGCCCGAGAAGTAGTGTCTGGGGGAGAGCTGGGAGTACGTTGAGTCTCGCTTGGACCGGGACAGTGGCTTGAGGAATGACACCCGCTGGCTCAAGGTGTCAGCACTTTCCTCATAGTACAGGGCCGGGAAGGAGTGACGGTGCTCACTGCAATGGTAAGAAGGCTTGACCTCCAAGTGGTGGATGGCGCTCGGAGACACCAAGGGAAGACGATCCAAAGGGCTGTTTAGTGGACTGCCCTTCTCAATGTATTTGGAGTCAGACTTACTGAGTGGTGGGTGGTCAGGCACATCCAAGCTGAAGACCTTGGCGCTCTTGATGGAGCCACTAGAAGAGACACTGCAGGTCTTTCTGGCCACAGCAGCATCAGCACTGAGCTGGCGCTGCAAAGGGTGGTGGGAGCTTTCTTTGTAGGGTGGGGAAAGAAAGCTGGGCCGCTCTAGCCCACTTGAGGAACCAGCTGGGATGGACTGGCACTCAAAGGCCATATCTGAGTCAACACCAGTCCCACCACCCAGGAAAGATGCTGTATCCAGCTTGAGGGCATCAATACAGTTGTTGATGATCTGGTTGACCTTGTCTACTTCCTTGGCTATAGTAGAGATCTCAGCAGCTGAGCCTTGTCCATTGTCAAGCTCCCTCAGGTCCTCATCTCGCTGGGTTCTctccagcccatccccaccACCTGTCCGCACCTCAATGTAGTTACCTTTAGTGGTGACTTTGGGAGTCTCCATCCCAGCGTCCATTGACTTTGATGGGGGCAACTTCTCCCCAATCATGGAAGGGATGGAGGACATCCGTGAGACAGGAATGACAGGTGGCTCACCCAGCTTCTGGGAAGGATGGACCATGGTACTGGTATCAATATCTGATCCATAACGCATTTCTAGAATGGTCTTTTTGACATTGAGTGACTTCTGTTTCTCCTCCTGCATCCTCCGCTTCCGCAGGCAGTAGTACACCACCCCCAGGACAATGACCATTCCAAAAAGGCATCCCAGGGTGGTCATAATATAGTGTGTAGTGGTGGAAGTACTGGAAATAGGATCCTCCCTGCCTTTGCTCCGGGTTGCAAAGGTCAGGCAAGTATGGTTGTAACGCCTGTTGTTGCGGATAGAGGCCACACAGAATGTATAATCGGTGTGGGCCTTCAGCTTGTTGACAGTGACATATTCCTTCTTACTCTTCAGTGTTGCTATGTCAGAAACATAGCTGTTGTTGTATTGGACCAGCACATACATCTTACTGTAGGGCATGGGGATGGTGACCATCAGGATGGCTGAAGTGATTGTGACATCATGTAACTTGATGCTGGGACTGAAGGAGGAGTCAGTGGTGGAAGAGGCTGGAGGCTTGACTGAGAGAAAATCCCCAGGGCTGATGGCTGACCCCTCATCCAGATCTCGCTGGGAGTCAGGGGTGTAAGGGGTTGGGTTGACCCTGGAGAGGGAGGGGATGGTGCCCCCTCTGCACATGGACTGGAAGATGGTGATGGCATTGCGGTTGTGGTGAGGCCGGGGCACCAGAAGCGGATACCCAGCAAACTCCCGTGGAGTCTCACACTGGAGGCGGTCATAGTTCTTGGTGACGTTGTTGAAGAGGGCCAGCCAGTTAAGAAAGCCGTAGAGGCTACAGTCGCAGTTGAAGGGGTTGCCAGCCAGCTCACACACCATCAGGTTGCTCAAGCTGGTGAAAGTGTTGCCCTCCAGACGGCTGAGGCGGTTGGATGACAGGTCAATGCTAATCAAGCTGGGGCACTCAGAGAAGGCAGTAGGGGTGACCAGTTCAATTAGGTTATGTTGCACAAAGAGGAACTGGAGGCGGGCCATGCCCCGCAACATGCCCTCTGTCAGGTTGGTGAGTTTGTTGTAGCCCAGCTGTAGGACCTGGAGGTTTGACTGACCCATGAAAGCCCCATCCTCAATGTAGGAGATCTCATTCTTGGTCAGGTTCAAATCAGTCAGGTTGCCGAACCGGTTGAGGGAGGAGTACAGCACCACTTTGAGCTTGTTCTCGTTCAGACGCAAGTCATGCACCGTGCTGTTGATGTGCTGAGGGATGGTCTCATATGGGGGCTGATTCTGGCTGCAGATGGCCAGCCACACATACCCTTTGTCCCCCTCAATCAGCCAGCAGTCACCCCGCACGGTGCCAGGGGAAAAcaagcagagcagggcagctgccCACAACCCCAGGCACAGCATGGTCTGCAGTGGTGCCCTCATCAGGATGGGGGGAAAGAAATCCCCAACAAAAACCAATGCCAAATCTCAGGAGAAGGACAAAAAGAAACTAGGGGGTAAGAACTGAGGTTTAACAATGGAAGGGAATGAGCACCCCAGTCCTATCACATGTCATCACCATTATTTCTTCTTGCCTTCTGGGTCAAGCCAGGAGCATAGAGGAGGGGGAACACATGCAATATTCTTCCAGAACACCCAAAAGCTATGACCGTGGATGTTTGGTCTGGAAGGGAACTACCTTGTGCttcttttctaaataaaaattcaggCCAAGGATAATGAATCTTCTTTGATGCTCATGAGCGACTCACacactttttccccttttgttccctcccacccaccccccacccatgccaaacccaccccaaaacaaacccaagtcCTCGCTCTCTAGTCTTCCCCCGTCCCTCCACAGTGTGATTTGGAAGAACAAGGCAGGGCTGCCTCCTGTGTCGCTCACACTCCCTTGGTTTCtactccttctcttccttctttcctgggTTCCCTCTGAGAAGCTTCAGGGCTTCGGATCAAACATGtcgaaaataaaaatacagagagGGAAAGAGCAAGTGTGCATGAGAGAGATCCATCTGTCACTGGAAtctagaaaagaaaacacaaaagacAAGAAGAGGCATCATTTGGAAGCATCTCTGAGATAAGTGCACAACAGCAATGTTTCGTGAGAAGAGGGAGATGGGGAAGAGACATGTTAAGGGGGGTGCAAGCAAGAGAGGTGTGGTACTGCCTGCCGTGCTGATAAGCCTTTGAGGAGGGAACCCTCACAATGTATAATGTCATATCAGGGATATGCAGAAGGGTATCTGGGCTCCCTTAAGTAGTGTGATCACAGCCAGGGACCCGGGGGAAGGCAGTGGCGTGGGAgtagaaggggaagggaaaggagagtGGGAAACATAAAGCTGTTATTGCGGGGGCTCAAAACCCCTAGTGTAAACAAAGGCAAGCCCCAAGTACAGCCAAAGCCATGAATTTTCAGCTGCCTGGAAATGATGTACACAAAATGCATGAAGCAGGGAAAATGCAGACAAgcttctccccccacccccccaaaaaagctaaacattttttcctttccttccttccttgatGCAAGAGGGATAAATAATTCAAACCACGTGTAACCACTTCTGCTCTAAAAATTGTTCCTGACTCTTGGTGCATGGACAAGGCTGTTGAGGTGAATCAATCTGGCTTGAACACAGTGGGGGGGTAGGGAGCAGGCAGTGTGTCAAATATCAGCCTCCAGTCTCTCACCCAACAATGTCAAAACTCCTAATCTGAAGAACATCATCCACCTAGCCCCATCAAAGAGTGGCGCACAGTTTACACCTTCACACTTTATTACCTCTCCTAGGGGGCTATGAACACTGCCCCTTTGTAAGAAACACACTTTGCAGACAAAGTGACATTTGCCTGTTAAACCACAACAAATGCATTTCTGAGCTCTGGGCGAGCTCCTGGTTCTGACCGTGAAGCACAACCTGGAGCACTTTTCTCTCCAGCTACAGCTTCAACCCTTCTCCCACTGTGCTGAGACAGGAGCCTGGCAGGGGTGTCCTcaggcagcacagaggaaataatttcataCAGTAGATAAAACATGTGGGCACTGTGCtatcatctttttttttttttttttaattttgaggagaaacactaaaaaaaacagagaaaaggattcttgattaatgaaaaataaagatccCCTCTTGCCCCTTTTATTTTGGGGGGAGGCTGCTCACTAAAGATATCGCTGAAGCTTTTGCTGCAAAAGCTGAACCAATTTCCAGCACAGAGACACAAAGGgcagaaataaaatgaaggaaGATAAATGAAAGAGGAGTGAACCCTTGAGGAACAAGGCTTATGTCTGTGGAGAAATCTGAGCTGATTTGGGTCTGTGGAATTACCAGGCCAGCTGGATTAAGGGATCAGAGATAGTGTCACAGAGAAATACTTAAATATTCAATAATCCAACAAGTAAAGCCAAGACAGAGAAGGGAAGGGTGAGAAGAGCTACACCCAtggaaaagacagagaaaaaaccTCCATTCCCCAGAGCTCATTGTCTGAGGCCACCAAACTCATGTCACTTATGATTGTCATATGatggcttcagctgctgccccagcttTACCTCAGCCAGCAATGAAGCAGAAGGCAGAGGTTTTTACAGTCTGTTGATTTGTTTCTCAGCCTTGTAATCCAATGAGAAATAATTTCCTGACACTATTCCCCCAGATGCCTCAGCTAGGAGGCACATCTGGCTCTCCACAGGTTGGCACCCACAGGCCTCTGATATTTCTCAGCACCAGTCCTCTGCCTTGTTCCACCTTTTCCAGACTGTGACTCCATGCAGAGATACAGCCAATTCCCCACACCATCTCCATCCCTTTACCTATTTCTCTAATGTTCCTTCACTTCACCTGATTTCTTCCACTGAACAAAGGGGTGGCAGACACTATCATGCTTTTTGCACTTTGGTGCCCAAATATGCCCACCCCAGGCAGAGGCCAGGGACACACCTGAGAAAGCAGTGGAAAGATTTAGGGATTAGACACCATCCTTCTCTGAGCATTATGTTCTGGCCTGCCTGTCTCACCTCACTAATTACTCTGCACAATATCCAGCTCCCTACAGGAACATCCCAGCCCACTTGCTTTGACCCCTTCTGGTAGGGCAGACTGCTCCAAAAGGTGTGCTGAAGTCACCATTGCCTGCTGTAGCGTGTTCATGGTACACATGCACAGAAAGAAACTCTGAGGCCAGGACCATATTCCTCTGCAGCAACCCCAGCAATCCCTGAGAGCCACCCCATCCCACTCAGGGAGCTGCACTCAGGCAGGACAGAGAGGGTTTGGAAGGGCAGATGTCATAGTAGCCTGGAAGGGAAAGAGGTGGGTTAGGGATAGATAAAAATAAAGGTGGTGTTTATCATTGCTATTTGCCAAAACCAAGGGGACCATGCAGAAATTCCTGCTTCCTACCTACGTCCCACCTGGGCTGTGTAGCCTTGCCTCAGCCACAGGACACAGGAAGGATCAAGCCACTCCTCAAGCCAAACTCATTGGTCCCCTTAGGTCCCCAAGGTAACCTTGGATGAGAAATACACAGACCTTGACATTCTTCCCCCAGTGGTTCCTGTCTCCCCACCATCATGCTAGTTTTAAGAGTGTTGAATCCAGACCAATCCATGGTGTactgcatccctgcccatgaccCAGCACCCCAtttcagctcagcccagcaccatTAGACCCTGCTACAGCAATGCTGTAGGAGTGGTGGTCTCCAACCCTACCACAGCCACGCCCTGCCCTCTAGGGAACAGCTGCTCCCTGACCACGGCAATACATAGTCAAAGGGAGGGCAGGAGTAAGGGGCAGCACTATGCCCTCCTTTAACTGTCTGCAGCCAAAAGAACATAAATCACACAGCACTGGGGTCcagaagcacaaggaaacaACACTCTGTCCTTTTTACTGGCCTGAAAGGTGCTGACAATGGAGTTGGCTGTTTCACTCTCTTGCTTCTAAGGCAACAGAGCAAGAAGGCACAGGACAGGGAAAGCAAGAATGAATAagtccagcacagcagagagccAAGGAAGGGGGATGCAAGAGTTGCAGAGAACTTATGGGCAAGAGAAAGAGTTGGGACACAGGGTATGTTTTATAGGGAAGGTACAAGATAACCATCTCCATGTGCTAGGCTGATTTAGTTGTAGGTTTCCAATACTCTTCAGTGTCACTCAAGATTTACAACAAGCCCTTGGCTCCTGGCCATCCTCATGTACATGCGAACATGAAGGAACTACCAGTAGTGACACTGTACCTGTGAAAGCTGTGCTCTCCTTGGCTGGCACAAAGTCAGCCTATCAGCTCCCAAGTGATTTCCCTCTGCTTCACTCTCTACTAATGGATGCCCCAATGTTACTGACATTTATCTGCAGCATTTTGGAGAAGAGCAGAAGGCCACAGGGATGGttcagaggaaaggaaagagaagggaaagtgAAACAGAGGGCAAAGAGTCCCAAATCTGAGTCAGGAAGTATCAATGGCCACAAACATCCCTTTGACTTGGAGCTCAATGTAGCACAGGGAATGACACAGGACTGAGGTCACTAGTGAGATGACAGTATAAAATACAGCCAATGAAAGTATGAACAGGCAAGATAGGAGGCACAGAGGCAAACTGGGGCCTGAAGAACTGGAAGGACCAAAACTGAGAGAAAATACAAGGCAACCAGAAAAGTCACATACAGCTGCAATTTGGGCCTAAAATTCTGACCTTGTCAACCTTGTCCTCTTGGGGCCCCATGCACTGGAAAAACCAGCACTTAATTCTACCATTGCTTAAACGGTGCTAAGAGCCTCCCATTTGAAATGCATGCATTAAAAAACTGCCAAACACTCTTGACTCCTCTGGGGACACCCCGAAACCAGGCCAAAGCTCCTGCTGCTTTCTTAAGCTTCATGCTGCAGCTGAGCATCATCCCTCTTGCCAGCTCAGtgtgctgcctgctcctggcaggcCTCAGGGCACAAACACTATCTCCAAGGGACTCTGCCTCCTCTTCTtggctttaaggtccttccaggATTTCTCTAACTACTTTCTGAAAGAGGAGTCTTTCCCAGAGGTGCTTGGCACTCAAAATTCATGCCTTACTTGAAGGGAATCTCCCAGTCTGCTGGGTAGTTTATGTAATTCACAGTGGTTTGAGCATCACTG
Protein-coding regions in this window:
- the ELFN2 gene encoding protein phosphatase 1 regulatory subunit 29, with protein sequence MRAPLQTMLCLGLWAAALLCLFSPGTVRGDCWLIEGDKGYVWLAICSQNQPPYETIPQHINSTVHDLRLNENKLKVVLYSSLNRFGNLTDLNLTKNEISYIEDGAFMGQSNLQVLQLGYNKLTNLTEGMLRGMARLQFLFVQHNLIELVTPTAFSECPSLISIDLSSNRLSRLEGNTFTSLSNLMVCELAGNPFNCDCSLYGFLNWLALFNNVTKNYDRLQCETPREFAGYPLLVPRPHHNRNAITIFQSMCRGGTIPSLSRVNPTPYTPDSQRDLDEGSAISPGDFLSVKPPASSTTDSSFSPSIKLHDVTITSAILMVTIPMPYSKMYVLVQYNNSYVSDIATLKSKKEYVTVNKLKAHTDYTFCVASIRNNRRYNHTCLTFATRSKGREDPISSTSTTTHYIMTTLGCLFGMVIVLGVVYYCLRKRRMQEEKQKSLNVKKTILEMRYGSDIDTSTMVHPSQKLGEPPVIPVSRMSSIPSMIGEKLPPSKSMDAGMETPKVTTKGNYIEVRTGGGDGLERTQRDEDLRELDNGQGSAAEISTIAKEVDKVNQIINNCIDALKLDTASFLGGGTGVDSDMAFECQSIPAGSSSGLERPSFLSPPYKESSHHPLQRQLSADAAVARKTCSVSSSGSIKSAKVFSLDVPDHPPLSKSDSKYIEKGSPLNSPLDRLPLVSPSAIHHLEVKPSYHCSEHRHSFPALYYEESADTLSQRVSFLKPLSRSKRDSTYSQLSPRHYFSGYSSSPEYSSESTHKIWERFRPYKKHHREEVYMAAGHALRKKVQFAKDEDLHDILDYWKGVSAQQKL